The proteins below are encoded in one region of Vibrio sp. ED004:
- a CDS encoding DUF4402 domain-containing protein, with product MNKVFKVVAVSALSISSANVFAVSDTFDATLEVKQAITMTKTSDLDFGIITSDNTTDVVVAQGDAGAAAFTLSGESGDAVTVSISHTNLVNGANTIAAEFDFNSAITLTGGNANLNIGGTARTSSSTLVAGTYTANVAVDVTYQ from the coding sequence ATGAACAAAGTCTTTAAGGTTGTTGCTGTATCTGCACTTTCTATCTCTTCAGCGAACGTTTTCGCTGTGAGTGACACTTTTGATGCAACACTAGAAGTAAAACAAGCAATTACAATGACAAAAACGAGTGATTTGGACTTCGGTATCATCACTTCAGATAACACAACTGATGTTGTTGTCGCTCAAGGTGATGCGGGAGCTGCGGCGTTTACGCTTTCTGGAGAGTCTGGTGATGCAGTAACAGTAAGTATTTCTCACACTAACTTAGTTAACGGTGCAAATACGATCGCTGCGGAATTCGACTTTAATAGCGCTATAACTCTAACGGGTGGTAATGCGAACCTTAATATTGGCGGCACTGCACGTACTTCAAGTTCAACATTAGTTGCTGGTACTTATACTGCAAACGTTGCAGTAGATGTGACTTACCAGTAA
- a CDS encoding DUF4402 domain-containing protein, translating to MKFLFKYAIYIGLTFYSSPFHALEIIPENMEVKFPGMYISGSGQNADANPANSQVYVVRFYVEGEPGKKIVVSLPSKQYLNHSRKSKRLRIKKFYFGCGLSKRGRAKIKGNGRSKLLCIGARVKIGANHPAGVYTSTIPFEVNYK from the coding sequence ATGAAGTTTCTATTCAAATACGCGATTTATATCGGTCTGACTTTTTATTCAAGTCCGTTTCATGCTCTGGAAATTATTCCTGAAAATATGGAGGTTAAATTTCCGGGTATGTATATCTCTGGCTCGGGTCAAAATGCTGATGCTAATCCGGCTAATAGTCAGGTTTACGTAGTTCGCTTTTATGTAGAAGGTGAACCGGGTAAAAAGATCGTGGTTTCGCTCCCCTCTAAGCAGTACCTCAACCATTCTCGTAAATCCAAACGTCTTCGTATTAAAAAGTTCTATTTTGGTTGCGGCTTATCAAAGCGAGGCAGAGCAAAAATCAAAGGCAATGGAAGAAGCAAATTGCTGTGCATTGGTGCGAGAGTGAAAATCGGCGCTAATCATCCCGCTGGCGTTTATACCAGTACAATTCCTTTTGAGGTTAATTATAAATGA
- a CDS encoding molecular chaperone: protein MKLFISCVLGLLFTAQASAQLLIAPTRFVLDADTSVTEKIVVENNSDEPIRLEIKPIYRSVKASGLVRTDADIAESENIADWIKVSPPIIRELKPNQRRTVRLRMNALPDDMPDGEYRAYLWFSPIAKAAEASPPDLSRKVRSNNGSAFQLNFHINSYVPVYVQKGEQVQDVKFQCDDQSLKITNDGNFQFSAKLNVDEHSEKVVLLRNAELTKPLPKGSKVSLVQNDQPLYECVL from the coding sequence ATGAAGTTGTTTATCTCATGTGTTCTCGGCTTACTTTTCACGGCACAAGCCTCTGCTCAACTCCTAATCGCTCCAACTCGTTTTGTCTTAGATGCTGATACCTCTGTGACGGAAAAAATCGTGGTGGAGAACAATTCGGATGAACCGATTCGATTGGAGATCAAACCAATCTATCGATCAGTAAAGGCCAGTGGCTTAGTTCGTACCGACGCAGACATCGCTGAGTCTGAAAATATCGCTGATTGGATTAAAGTGTCACCGCCGATCATTCGTGAATTGAAACCCAACCAAAGACGCACCGTTCGCTTGCGCATGAACGCATTGCCAGACGACATGCCAGATGGCGAATATCGAGCTTACCTATGGTTTTCGCCGATCGCGAAGGCTGCTGAAGCTTCCCCGCCAGATTTATCCAGAAAGGTTCGTTCTAACAACGGTTCGGCGTTTCAACTCAATTTTCATATCAACAGCTATGTACCGGTTTACGTACAAAAAGGTGAGCAGGTACAAGATGTGAAGTTTCAATGTGATGATCAGAGCCTCAAGATCACGAATGACGGTAATTTCCAATTCAGCGCTAAATTGAATGTCGACGAACACAGCGAAAAGGTGGTGTTACTTCGCAATGCAGAATTAACCAAACCGCTACCAAAGGGCTCGAAGGTTTCATTGGTGCAGAACGACCAGCCTTTGTACGAATGTGTTCTGTAG
- a CDS encoding carboxypeptidase-like regulatory domain-containing protein: protein MFQHLVCRVALLCSLFPFVAHSQSEGESEDTELYPAHIEVRVGQVGDSFYRVMMDDYEEPFISISNAAFSLLEMNGQCDDNGYCEIYLPQDVGRESPPYVVDTEQALCYRDDSNIQSIKFEVIDSETYIHWYSLQACIPAKVRWDIDDYRLTVSPEFSSLTELEAVISKIKNESRKKAEDLKRASNTPAIEPLATVGLATRVAASVYHDSETGGDVYAISDTILSTEHSLSRLSIDSREDQPIVYYNIAVEAHDGEGSLEIGHVLLDGSVFTVNQTLEDGLYYTNRKRQPEFGNLQLERTTQPNISIDVLVNGIYQTTYRSDEFGRFVVEEDNISPGDTIKFRYYLSKGVWQEEEITVAGLEDAFLPRNEWGVQVVGNEGADRAGAVSLEYGLADYFTVGSAFRRQHGKDLVGFQGRYLPTHWFAGHIGWLPEFNRFPMEFDVLLGGDQSASIELNKTDELDSESMEYDVFKYNLSLANLTAFLTIRDDEDELSVEPKLNAKVSSNLFLSYAGDYQYAKDTHEDTYLHTVELAKSGFSDTSWNISGTVNGSGHHERTELSLRNACKECVLDPLNVFQELTTNVSARYQKQDVSFTASLEARVNPYLLFKLEGTEDQYGVEMTTEFGAKTYFDEDIGEFVEWNRYNHSKLTGVVYDHHKQPISGVSLQILDQRAVSDAKGRFEFSSVPARSNLPIYIDEGALDLNLTPIQNPVFVNTKQVGLTHANIEMVVSFGVDGAVEGAIESNAYLHFKHIQKGTEYSSEIESDGFYMVEGLIAGKYIITLEVGDKRYVQGADLDGDFWVSDLTFNFIDFHKVY, encoded by the coding sequence ATGTTCCAACATTTGGTTTGTCGAGTTGCCTTGCTCTGTTCTCTGTTTCCATTTGTCGCTCATTCGCAGTCAGAAGGGGAAAGCGAGGACACTGAACTTTATCCTGCTCATATCGAAGTTCGAGTCGGGCAAGTTGGCGATAGCTTTTATCGTGTCATGATGGATGATTACGAAGAGCCGTTTATCTCGATATCAAATGCCGCGTTTTCGCTGTTAGAGATGAATGGGCAATGCGATGACAACGGCTATTGTGAAATCTACTTACCGCAAGATGTTGGGCGCGAGTCTCCTCCTTATGTCGTTGATACTGAGCAAGCGCTTTGTTATCGCGATGACAGCAATATCCAGTCAATCAAATTTGAAGTGATTGACTCGGAAACCTATATCCATTGGTATAGCCTACAAGCCTGTATTCCCGCCAAAGTCCGATGGGATATTGATGACTATCGGCTAACCGTCTCTCCTGAGTTCAGCTCGTTAACCGAGTTGGAAGCGGTGATCTCTAAGATCAAAAATGAATCCCGTAAAAAAGCAGAAGACTTGAAGCGAGCCAGTAACACTCCGGCCATAGAGCCACTTGCGACCGTGGGTTTGGCAACAAGAGTAGCAGCTTCTGTTTACCACGACAGTGAAACGGGCGGTGATGTTTATGCCATTTCCGACACCATCTTAAGCACCGAACATTCCTTGTCTCGCTTGTCTATTGATTCGCGAGAAGATCAGCCTATCGTCTATTACAACATTGCGGTTGAGGCACATGATGGAGAAGGTTCACTTGAAATTGGACACGTGCTGCTAGATGGCAGCGTATTTACCGTCAATCAAACACTCGAAGATGGACTGTATTATACCAACCGAAAGCGTCAGCCAGAGTTTGGCAACTTACAACTGGAGCGTACTACTCAGCCCAATATCAGCATCGATGTGTTGGTTAATGGCATCTATCAAACGACCTATCGTTCTGACGAGTTTGGACGCTTTGTTGTTGAAGAAGACAACATCTCACCCGGTGACACCATTAAGTTTCGCTACTACCTATCGAAAGGTGTCTGGCAGGAAGAAGAGATTACCGTCGCTGGTTTAGAAGATGCTTTTTTGCCACGCAACGAGTGGGGCGTTCAGGTGGTCGGGAATGAAGGTGCAGACAGAGCGGGTGCTGTGTCTTTGGAGTATGGACTTGCTGATTACTTTACCGTGGGCAGCGCTTTCAGGCGGCAACATGGCAAAGACTTAGTTGGCTTTCAGGGGCGATACTTACCGACACATTGGTTTGCAGGTCATATCGGTTGGTTACCCGAGTTTAATCGGTTTCCAATGGAGTTTGATGTCTTACTCGGCGGCGACCAATCTGCGTCAATCGAGCTCAATAAAACCGATGAACTGGATTCAGAGTCGATGGAATATGACGTATTCAAATACAATTTGTCGCTTGCAAATCTCACGGCCTTTTTAACCATAAGAGACGATGAAGATGAACTCAGTGTCGAGCCAAAACTGAACGCCAAAGTATCGAGCAATCTGTTCCTCTCTTATGCGGGCGATTATCAATACGCAAAGGACACCCATGAAGATACCTACTTACACACAGTCGAGCTTGCCAAAAGTGGTTTTTCTGATACCTCGTGGAACATCTCTGGAACGGTTAATGGTTCAGGGCATCATGAACGCACAGAGCTCTCTTTAAGAAACGCCTGTAAAGAGTGTGTGCTTGATCCTCTTAATGTATTCCAAGAGCTCACCACCAACGTATCTGCTCGCTACCAGAAACAAGATGTGTCGTTTACTGCCTCTTTAGAGGCACGTGTGAATCCTTATCTGCTGTTTAAGTTAGAAGGGACAGAAGACCAATACGGTGTGGAAATGACGACGGAATTTGGGGCTAAAACCTACTTCGATGAGGACATCGGTGAGTTTGTTGAGTGGAACCGATACAACCATTCTAAGTTGACTGGGGTTGTCTATGATCACCACAAGCAACCGATATCCGGAGTGAGCCTGCAGATACTCGACCAACGCGCGGTAAGTGATGCAAAAGGGCGTTTTGAATTTTCGAGTGTTCCCGCTCGAAGCAATCTACCTATCTATATTGATGAAGGGGCACTAGACCTGAATCTCACACCGATTCAAAATCCTGTGTTTGTGAATACCAAACAGGTTGGATTAACTCATGCGAACATCGAAATGGTGGTGTCATTTGGGGTCGATGGCGCAGTGGAGGGGGCTATCGAGAGCAATGCGTATCTGCACTTTAAACATATTCAGAAAGGGACTGAGTATTCGAGCGAAATCGAGAGTGACGGTTTTTACATGGTAGAAGGGCTGATAGCCGGAAAGTACATTATCACCTTAGAGGTGGGTGACAAAAGATACGTTCAGGGTGCCGACTTGGACGGGGACTTTTGGGTAAGCGATCTCACCTTTAATTTTATCGACTTCCATAAAGTGTATTAG
- a CDS encoding sterol desaturase family protein → MNIDALINHPEWLLLVLAPLFMICMLAEYFIGQKQGRLPDNSSYKLSEVMCNFTLAGMHQLSDLLTGLLIVQLYLWLFGWRLMDIEMGVLSFIVLMVLQDFFYYWFHRASHRVRWMWAAHVAHHSSERMNFSTAFRQSLMYPLAGMWLFWVPLVIIGFDPKWVIFVVLLNLGLQFFVHTQWVRSLGPLEYLFNTPSHHRVHHGRNPQYIDKNYAGVLIIWDKLFGTFEPEVETVRYGVTKPVESFNPITVTFQEWKAIFKDLQSQNLTMKQKVKLMLSPPSD, encoded by the coding sequence ATGAACATCGACGCATTAATCAATCACCCTGAATGGCTGCTGTTGGTATTGGCTCCGTTGTTCATGATCTGTATGTTGGCCGAGTATTTCATTGGTCAGAAGCAAGGTCGATTGCCAGACAATTCAAGTTACAAGCTATCGGAAGTCATGTGTAACTTCACGCTAGCAGGCATGCACCAACTCTCCGATTTATTGACCGGGCTACTGATCGTCCAGCTCTATCTGTGGCTGTTTGGCTGGCGCTTAATGGATATTGAAATGGGTGTGCTGAGTTTCATTGTATTAATGGTTCTACAGGACTTTTTCTACTACTGGTTCCACAGAGCAAGCCACCGAGTTCGCTGGATGTGGGCAGCGCACGTAGCCCACCACAGTTCTGAACGTATGAACTTCAGTACCGCATTTCGCCAAAGCCTAATGTACCCGCTTGCAGGGATGTGGTTATTTTGGGTGCCACTCGTCATCATAGGTTTCGACCCTAAATGGGTGATCTTCGTTGTACTTCTGAATCTGGGTTTACAATTCTTTGTGCATACTCAGTGGGTACGAAGCCTTGGGCCTCTGGAATATCTTTTTAATACCCCATCCCACCATCGTGTTCATCATGGCAGAAACCCGCAATACATAGACAAAAACTACGCTGGCGTTCTTATTATCTGGGACAAGTTATTTGGGACTTTTGAACCTGAAGTCGAAACAGTGCGTTACGGCGTCACCAAGCCTGTAGAGAGTTTCAACCCGATAACGGTGACCTTTCAAGAGTGGAAAGCCATATTCAAAGATCTGCAAAGCCAAAACCTAACCATGAAGCAGAAAGTAAAGTTAATGCTCTCACCACCTTCTGACTAG
- a CDS encoding DUF2804 domain-containing protein: protein MIKTTPAPHSLIDSNGQPTIGHFDGIPKHLNIEKFDYRNAMDAKANPWQKHFHYKQFQFVSIVTETHIIGVAIADIRYLSSAFCYIYDIQNNELEECSWLRPLGLDKQVTNSPLEGITHIARQSIVFDIEDEQWKVSINTKLIKAKVCLEPKSDSLPMAMCSPTGYSGWTYTQKHNALKVTGSIEINQQPISLDQARAGYDFSAGYMRRETSWRWASINTKSNNTDIGLNLAAGVNETGGCENVLWINGTRHLLNAVQFTFSRQDTNLPWKITSQDGRINLTFTPLNKRSEKLNLWLLKSNFRQFVGHFSGSIQDNSGITHKLDHVLGLTEDHFARW from the coding sequence ATGATAAAAACAACCCCTGCTCCACACAGCTTGATTGATTCTAATGGTCAGCCGACGATTGGGCATTTCGATGGCATTCCAAAACATCTCAACATTGAAAAATTCGACTATCGAAACGCCATGGACGCCAAAGCAAACCCGTGGCAAAAGCACTTCCATTACAAGCAGTTTCAGTTTGTCAGCATTGTTACCGAGACTCACATAATCGGTGTGGCCATTGCTGACATTCGCTATTTGAGTTCTGCGTTTTGCTACATCTACGACATCCAGAATAACGAGTTAGAAGAGTGCTCATGGTTACGACCACTGGGGCTTGATAAACAGGTAACGAATTCCCCGTTAGAAGGCATCACACACATCGCAAGGCAAAGCATTGTGTTTGATATTGAGGATGAACAATGGAAAGTGTCAATCAACACGAAACTTATCAAAGCCAAGGTTTGCCTAGAGCCAAAAAGCGACAGCTTACCTATGGCGATGTGCAGCCCAACCGGTTACTCGGGTTGGACCTACACCCAAAAGCATAACGCGTTAAAAGTAACCGGCAGCATTGAGATTAACCAACAACCTATTTCCTTAGACCAAGCTCGTGCTGGGTATGATTTCTCAGCGGGATACATGAGGCGTGAAACCAGTTGGCGCTGGGCAAGCATCAACACAAAATCCAATAATACCGACATTGGCCTCAACCTCGCAGCGGGTGTCAATGAAACCGGAGGATGTGAAAACGTATTGTGGATAAATGGCACCAGACACTTGCTCAATGCGGTGCAGTTTACGTTTAGTCGTCAAGACACGAATCTACCTTGGAAGATAACCTCGCAAGATGGTCGTATTAATCTGACTTTCACCCCTCTCAACAAGCGCAGTGAAAAGCTAAACCTATGGTTGCTGAAGAGTAACTTCCGTCAGTTTGTCGGTCATTTTTCAGGTTCGATTCAAGACAACAGCGGCATAACCCACAAACTGGATCATGTACTTGGTTTGACGGAAGACCACTTTGCTCGTTGGTAA
- a CDS encoding AraC family transcriptional regulator: MEVIAEYMPTEHRHQLGTLDVALLLNTLAQRGVDIEALLAGAGLESLDWQNPNGKLTYADKLSIFSAANQSFPHDGLGLWLGEHASLSHFGVLGYALSTSQNVGEAIKSGFKYLRLNGPIFSVKLIVDAEHAVIQIENTLEVGELLPFCNEYFLSSILSLFQELTGDALAIKALSFPYAEPSYARLYDERFQCPVTFGHTTCELRFDASVLSQALATHDAATLKRYLTSCQSIVETLDSEHLLTNQIKTIFYQTAGSFPTIEQLAVEFGCSSRTLRRELVSHNSSYQALLTEVRIELAKELLLGTSMSIDDIGERLSYSDPANFRRAFKGWLSKTPAQFRDGLT, from the coding sequence TTGGAAGTTATCGCGGAATACATGCCAACCGAGCATCGCCACCAATTAGGCACATTGGATGTCGCATTGTTGCTGAATACACTGGCGCAAAGAGGTGTGGATATTGAAGCACTGCTTGCTGGTGCCGGGTTAGAAAGCCTAGATTGGCAAAATCCAAATGGGAAGCTGACTTATGCGGATAAACTGTCCATCTTCAGTGCGGCTAACCAGAGCTTTCCACACGATGGTTTGGGTTTATGGTTGGGGGAACACGCCAGCTTGAGCCACTTTGGTGTTTTGGGTTACGCACTGTCGACCAGTCAGAATGTGGGCGAGGCGATTAAATCAGGCTTTAAATACCTGCGTTTAAACGGGCCTATATTCTCGGTTAAGCTGATTGTTGATGCTGAACATGCGGTTATTCAAATTGAAAATACCTTGGAAGTTGGAGAGCTGCTTCCGTTTTGTAACGAGTATTTCTTAAGCTCAATCCTCTCTTTGTTCCAAGAGTTAACTGGCGATGCGTTGGCAATTAAAGCGTTGTCTTTCCCTTATGCTGAACCAAGTTATGCCAGGCTCTATGACGAACGCTTTCAGTGTCCGGTGACGTTCGGACATACAACCTGTGAGCTGCGCTTCGACGCCTCGGTTTTATCACAAGCATTAGCCACCCATGATGCTGCAACGCTTAAACGTTACCTCACTTCTTGTCAGTCGATAGTGGAGACGCTGGACTCTGAACATCTATTAACGAATCAGATCAAAACGATCTTTTATCAAACCGCAGGTAGCTTCCCGACTATCGAGCAACTCGCCGTAGAGTTTGGTTGCAGTTCTCGCACACTTCGGCGAGAACTGGTCTCTCATAATTCCAGTTATCAAGCCTTACTTACTGAAGTCCGAATTGAGTTAGCGAAAGAGCTATTACTCGGCACAAGCATGAGTATTGATGACATCGGTGAAAGGCTTAGCTATAGTGATCCTGCAAACTTCAGAAGGGCGTTTAAAGGTTGGTTGAGTAAAACGCCCGCGCAGTTTCGTGACGGTCTAACTTAG
- a CDS encoding sphingomyelin phosphodiesterase: MKTQWTCLSALLASASFISTSAIADTDVYLTNNTNQVMTIQANHSGTDLLQLGDEWQQHVEQIGPWETKKLISFNRWTGVKSGKTYEFDIVVSNSIGESVTLNQTMKGHWYNSTLQHGLSAADVNLTLHDDRNIHRSSTNAFDVNTELALKADSTARYDDIYYTITPQKVDEQPEPDANTLKVMTYNIWALPAIASHIGDRYDLIPQYVKGYDVLALQEVFANGRDEFLRELAKEYPYQTKMLDKDGINIYDGGVIIVSRYPIVNEAQYVFPDCTGTDCFADKGVNYAEVIKNGQAYHVFGTHTASFDTDTARDYRQRQFRQMRQLAQSLNIPSSETVIYSGDFNVNKLKFPGDYQQMFANLQATEPEYSGYTASTFDPRINNFAGEPMSGGENVEYLDYVVVSSEYAQKAHNNNRVDIPRSTSSELWKHYNLSDHFPVSAVIK; the protein is encoded by the coding sequence ATGAAAACTCAATGGACTTGCCTGAGTGCATTACTTGCATCAGCTTCATTCATTTCAACCTCGGCGATTGCAGATACCGATGTGTACCTGACCAATAACACCAACCAAGTGATGACGATTCAAGCCAACCATAGCGGCACTGATCTACTTCAGCTTGGCGACGAGTGGCAACAACATGTTGAGCAGATTGGCCCGTGGGAAACCAAGAAGCTGATCAGTTTCAATCGTTGGACAGGCGTAAAGTCTGGTAAGACGTACGAATTTGACATCGTGGTATCAAACTCTATTGGCGAAAGCGTCACGCTCAATCAAACCATGAAGGGGCACTGGTACAACTCAACACTGCAACACGGTTTGAGTGCGGCAGACGTGAATTTAACACTGCATGACGATCGCAATATTCATCGTAGCTCGACTAACGCTTTTGATGTGAATACTGAACTCGCGCTTAAAGCCGATTCAACCGCTCGCTACGATGATATTTATTACACCATCACCCCACAGAAAGTGGACGAACAGCCAGAGCCAGACGCCAACACGCTGAAAGTCATGACCTACAATATCTGGGCTCTCCCCGCTATCGCTTCACACATTGGTGATCGTTACGACCTCATCCCTCAATACGTTAAGGGCTACGACGTATTAGCGCTTCAAGAAGTGTTTGCCAATGGACGAGATGAATTCCTGCGAGAACTAGCAAAGGAATATCCTTACCAAACTAAAATGCTCGATAAGGATGGCATCAACATCTATGACGGCGGCGTGATCATTGTGAGCCGTTACCCTATCGTCAACGAAGCGCAATACGTGTTCCCTGATTGTACGGGCACAGATTGTTTTGCTGATAAAGGCGTGAATTACGCTGAGGTCATCAAAAATGGTCAGGCTTACCATGTGTTTGGTACACACACTGCCTCATTCGATACGGACACGGCGCGTGATTATCGTCAGCGTCAATTTAGACAGATGCGTCAGCTCGCTCAATCACTGAACATACCATCCTCTGAAACGGTGATTTACAGCGGCGATTTCAACGTGAACAAGCTTAAGTTCCCAGGTGACTACCAACAGATGTTCGCCAACCTGCAAGCCACAGAGCCTGAGTATTCAGGTTACACTGCTTCCACCTTTGATCCTCGTATCAATAACTTTGCTGGTGAACCTATGTCTGGCGGGGAAAACGTCGAATACTTAGATTACGTGGTGGTGAGCTCGGAATACGCGCAAAAAGCTCACAACAATAACCGTGTTGATATTCCTCGCTCTACCAGCAGTGAATTATGGAAGCACTACAACCTTTCAGACCACTTCCCTGTTAGTGCTGTCATCAAGTAA
- a CDS encoding DUF2058 domain-containing protein, with the protein MAKLTLQEQMLKAGLVNEKKLKKAKKGSKKSRVQAREAKAAAEETKLAQQAKDKELNQQLKDQQLSKEIKAQVKQLIEMNKIESKDGDIKYNFTDGTLVKYLYVEELTQKQLSKGILSIARQGESYVVIPTSVANKIAMRDEESIVDTQAATSDEVDEDDPYKDFVIPDDLMW; encoded by the coding sequence ATGGCAAAGTTAACACTCCAAGAGCAGATGCTTAAAGCTGGCTTGGTAAATGAGAAAAAATTAAAGAAGGCGAAGAAAGGCTCGAAAAAGTCTCGCGTTCAAGCTCGTGAAGCAAAAGCGGCAGCAGAAGAAACCAAACTGGCGCAGCAAGCGAAAGATAAAGAGTTAAACCAACAGCTGAAAGACCAACAGTTGAGCAAAGAAATCAAAGCTCAAGTGAAGCAGCTGATTGAGATGAACAAAATCGAATCGAAAGATGGCGACATCAAATACAATTTCACCGATGGTACTTTGGTGAAATACCTATACGTAGAAGAGCTGACTCAAAAGCAACTAAGTAAAGGTATCTTAAGTATTGCACGTCAAGGCGAGAGCTATGTTGTTATCCCAACATCTGTAGCGAACAAGATTGCGATGCGCGATGAAGAGTCAATCGTTGATACTCAAGCAGCAACATCTGATGAAGTAGACGAAGATGACCCGTACAAAGATTTCGTGATCCCAGATGACCTAATGTGGTAA
- a CDS encoding aerolysin family beta-barrel pore-forming toxin produces the protein MLNVSKTILFSTALSLIPLTAHSKTHSDQIVLDKLGEDVCRSDYRPLTHTEAQEHKTALISRMNVWDIAGLQDDWVIMGSGYHSLIKRDQDSDDTWCYPNHPDAGLPYYQEQAIEEHNNVEVQQALVSDNASFIRPLSYLAHNLGYAWVGGDNGRYVGQDMGIKQLNDGWEIKGNSDGSCSGERCDEKTTIRVDNFSYTLDSTAFSHGEVNEPEQALINTVSAYAINDGDEPKQIIVDLHFDQSTQWRKTNSFDLSESVVINENFTWPQVGKTDVTVVLEQDQRFSDTNNGSHSESTERQAIITVPANSVLPFRVEFYRSSISYPYRIKANVSYDVNFTGFLRYSGNALSSHPTNRPTISHTFTMGANSEEQANIRYQWDHRYIPGEMKWWDWSWAINANGLNSMQYAAGASVRPFYTHVTGQFSAESQYSGMIDIGKQHPVDSFDAIATLGNHTTYLAGEIEVVTDFDAEALAQLGYQDAQLMINPVQH, from the coding sequence ATGCTCAACGTCAGTAAAACCATTCTATTTAGCACTGCCCTATCGTTAATACCTTTGACGGCTCATTCAAAAACACATTCAGACCAAATTGTCTTAGACAAACTTGGGGAAGATGTGTGTCGCTCCGACTATCGCCCACTTACTCATACAGAAGCACAAGAACACAAAACAGCGCTTATCTCTCGCATGAACGTGTGGGATATAGCAGGCCTTCAAGATGATTGGGTAATCATGGGCTCAGGCTATCACAGCCTCATTAAACGAGACCAAGACAGCGACGATACATGGTGCTATCCCAACCACCCAGACGCAGGTTTGCCTTACTATCAGGAACAGGCCATTGAAGAGCACAACAACGTTGAGGTTCAACAAGCCTTAGTCAGCGATAATGCGAGCTTTATTCGCCCATTAAGTTACTTAGCACATAACCTTGGTTACGCTTGGGTTGGCGGCGACAACGGACGCTACGTCGGCCAAGATATGGGAATCAAACAACTTAACGATGGCTGGGAGATAAAGGGCAACAGCGATGGTTCATGCTCTGGCGAACGCTGTGACGAAAAAACAACAATCAGGGTGGATAACTTCTCTTACACACTTGATAGCACGGCATTCTCGCACGGTGAGGTTAACGAACCAGAACAAGCGCTGATTAATACAGTGTCGGCTTACGCGATTAATGACGGCGATGAACCAAAGCAGATCATCGTTGACCTTCATTTCGACCAATCCACCCAATGGCGTAAAACCAACAGCTTTGACCTCTCAGAATCAGTAGTGATCAACGAGAACTTTACTTGGCCTCAGGTTGGGAAAACAGATGTAACAGTCGTGCTTGAACAAGACCAACGTTTCTCTGACACCAACAATGGTTCTCACTCTGAATCTACAGAGCGACAAGCGATCATCACTGTGCCTGCTAATTCTGTTTTGCCGTTTAGAGTCGAGTTTTATCGCTCAAGTATCTCTTACCCGTACCGCATCAAAGCGAACGTGAGCTACGACGTCAATTTCACCGGCTTCTTACGCTATAGCGGCAATGCACTAAGTTCACACCCAACAAACCGCCCAACAATCTCACACACCTTCACCATGGGTGCTAACAGCGAAGAACAAGCGAACATTCGCTATCAATGGGATCACCGTTATATTCCTGGTGAAATGAAATGGTGGGATTGGAGTTGGGCGATTAACGCGAATGGCTTAAACAGCATGCAATATGCCGCGGGAGCAAGTGTCCGTCCCTTCTACACACACGTGACGGGTCAGTTCAGTGCGGAGTCTCAATATTCAGGCATGATCGATATTGGAAAACAGCACCCTGTGGATTCATTTGATGCTATAGCAACGCTTGGTAATCACACAACCTACCTCGCAGGTGAGATTGAGGTCGTTACCGACTTCGACGCAGAAGCTTTAGCACAACTTGGGTACCAAGATGCTCAGCTGATGATTAATCCTGTTCAACACTAG